From Camelina sativa cultivar DH55 chromosome 5, Cs, whole genome shotgun sequence:
CTTAATGGCTTCTCCTTTGCACTTCAAGTATGGGTTATGGAAGCAATTCCAGTGATTGGAGAATTGTTGGGAGAAAAGATCAACAAGGAATTCACAAACGGTGCTAGATGTTCTAACTGGAAGGGAGCTGCAAAAGTGTCTTATCAAGACATTATCATCATAGAGCAATCATTTGGACCAAAGgttagtaatttattttctctattcttctttAATTGTCATGGTCTGAatatggttctgtttttttactattgcttaaccaaaatttttgttactatttttttggtaggataTCGTCTATCCATACATCTCGTGGTCAGGAAATTTTGACATAATCGATGATATAGAGTTTTTTAGGCGTGATGAGATCAATGATGTGGGAGTCAAAAACATAAACGATTTGGTGCGATCTGGTTACGATTTTAGAGACCATGAGTGGGGTCATGTTGAAACTAAtgatgttgaagaagagaagatagagGAAGTTGTAAATGAAGATGAACATGTTGAAAAGGAAAGTGATGGAGACaattaggggtgtcaatcgggctggcccggcccggcccggTCCAAAACCCGTAAAGCCCGCATATGTTTGAGTCCGGCCCGGCCTGGTCCGAAATATTTctgagcctatatttcaaagcccgagcCCGGCCCTAACAGGGCTATACGGCTTTTCGGGCTTTTTCAGACTTATCTTACcgataaaaaattcaaacttataagcctCAAAAAATAGTGTTTGAAGGTGcactataaaaaaatcaatcaaaaaattaataactcatctatattcattacaaccaacttaatttaaaataaaaagtttaagactaaacaaaattttgatactttaaccaaataaactaatatataattcatataaaatatcatggataaatttttttaaagtattaagtatggttaataagtaaatataaaaactaggattagagtttaaaactttaattacaataaattattaatcaaatattgcaatcaaacaaaaatgttaacaaaaaaaatacaaatatatttgttaaagggcttttcgggctggcCCGAGCCCGGTCGGGCTAAGCCCGAAAAACCCTATAGCCCAAACGGGCTGAGCCCGAAAGGCCcaattttttctggacatatatatttaagcccgaGCCCGCTATTTTTCAGGGCCAGGCTGGGCCAGCCCGCGGGttttggccctaattgacatgcctagaGACAATCAATTGTCTGGGTTGGAGAGTAGCGAGAAGAAGCAAGATGTAAATGTGGGAGCATCAAgcacaaagaagagaaagccaAAGCAGATTGATCATGGTGCAGAGAGTCGAAAAATGCAACTCCTATGTCAGCGAGCCGCAACGTCGGGCAGTCATGGctttgatgaagaaatgaagtcATTCATTAAAGGTATGTTTGAAGCTTCTTTCAAGCCTTTTAAGGAAGAAATAGGCCAGcgattgaagaagatggaggaggaTGTATCAGAAGTGAAGGAGATACTATCGACTCTAGCATCAACTTCGACACAAGCCACACCACCATCCTTTAAACCAAAAGATGTGGTAagtcaataaataatttatatgctTTGGTGTTGTATATGTAATGATTTTGTCAAACTTattgattcttatttttgaaacagGGGAAATCACCATCCGTTCAACCAAAGAGTTTGGTACGTAAAAAGTAACTTGGTAAAACTTGTCTTCGATTTAATGTTTTGGAAATCggctatgttttttttgtttttttttgttttttttaaacattcgGCTTTGTAAGttatttgaagatatttggcTAATTGTAAACTTATGTATTGTATTGTAAACATTAAACTTTTTTTGGATGTATTTGTTTGTAAACATTAAACTTTGTTTGATCTTTTCATGGGCTGCCTGTATGTGGCCCCCTTGTAAAAGAGGGTTTCAACTAGATTACCCCTGTACTTTAAGGCTCTACCTATTTCCCCCTAAACAACATATATTCTTCCCAATTCCAcctatattaattaatttctatctaattaaccaaaataaactaaactGTAATAAATCAATTCTATATCTAATTAACCACAATAAATTAAACTGTAATAAAACGCAAAACGTTGATTTATTACagcttaatttattttggttaattagatAGAAATGAATTAATATAGGTGGAATTGGGAAGAATATATGTTCTGTAGGGGGAAATAGATAGAGCCTTAAAGTACAGGGGTAACCTAGTTGAAACCCTATTTTACAGGGGGCCACATACAGGCACCCTCTTTTCGTTGACAGGAAGACAACTTTGTTTTCGATGATTTGTTCACCAAAACGGGTGCCATAAACCTTAATATCGAGAGTCAAGATTTATTGAGCACTCAAGATTTCTTAGAGAAAACATTAGGACATCTTTCATAAAAACCTCGTGTACCCGATGTTGATCCTACAGATGCGGGAAAGTATGAGGAAGAtgctgatttggtttttgtatcCGATGTTAGATGGAATGCTTTGGAAGCATGGCAAAGGAATTTTGGGTACGTCTTCTAATTTTTATTCTAAGCATCGATTTTATAATTGTccagtttttaaaatttttagctTACTGATTACTATTTGTTTCATAGTTACGAGCAATTTAAGTTGGGTCCATCGGTAATTAATCATGAATTGCTTGATCGTGTCATTTCTCACAACAAGTGGCTGCACAATCAAGTAagtataaatttgattttttcaatacttaatttgttcattattttaccatggttaaatttaaatttcactGTTATTTGTTTTCAAGGAAATGGATGCGATGATGTATTTATTCCGGGAGAAAACATCTTTAAGTCGAATGAAGTCAGACCGCGTGGGTTTCATGAATTGCATGTTCAATGAGAGAATAAAAGTGGAATACACCAAGTACTTGAAAACAAAGCGGCAGCACAAATGGGATCGTAGACTTCTCGATTATGCTAATTGATATGATATTGGGGAGCATCAGGACATGTTCTCATTGTTTGATGCGTATCTTCTCAACCACTAAGAATTTGTGCATCAAACCAGTTGGAAATTGTGCTCAGCTCAATTACAAAACTCctcgaagaagaatcagatcaaACAGAGTTCAGAGGAAGGAGTTACGCAATTTACAAACAGGTGATCTCCAGCTTACGCGAATTCAGACATACTctcattcaaaggaggattaTGACCAGACCAGATTGAATTAAGCTACAAACCAAATTGTTCTAGAATCTTGATCCATCAGAGAAGCCCAACAAAGTGGAATCAgcccaaaatcaagaagaaaagagagattttcgtCCATTCTCAAAATAGCATTTAATTATGTGGTTTTCTCTCTCTTGCACTCattttagagtttgaatttcaaTTCCCAAGTTGCTGCATTTCCAAGTTGCTGAATGTTATAGGGAATTGTTGTATCTCCTCTATATAATGAGGCttaattcatgaataaaaaataagttttgttgttgagtaaaaatcagagaagtttctctctttcaagatgtgatatcttgtaatttttggaactcCATGTTCATGGTGCGTCATAT
This genomic window contains:
- the LOC109132994 gene encoding uncharacterized protein LOC109132994, whose protein sequence is MPRDNQLSGLESSEKKQDVNVGASSTKKRKPKQIDHGAESRKMQLLCQRAATSGSHGFDEEMKSFIKGMFEASFKPFKEEIGQRLKKMEEDVSEVKEILSTLASTSTQATPPSFKPKDVGKSPSVQPKSLVRKK
- the LOC104787520 gene encoding uncharacterized protein LOC104787520 — protein: MAKDEKKKIPLSYIKLVMDLDKLRAYPWGLHSFDYLATSIMDTRKELKKTNSYILNGFSFALQVWVMEAIPVIGELLGEKINKEFTNGARCSNWKGAAKVSYQDIIIIEQSFGPKDIVYPYISWSGNFDIIDDIEFFRRDEINDVGVKNINDLVRSGYDFRDHEWGHVETNDVEEEKIEEVVNEDEHVEKESDGDN